Genomic segment of Leopardus geoffroyi isolate Oge1 chromosome B2, O.geoffroyi_Oge1_pat1.0, whole genome shotgun sequence:
tatttatatatatttttactatatatatgtataatttattgttaattgGCTTCCatactacacccagtgctcacacCAAGTGCCCtcccaatgcccatcacccacttttccctctccccaaccccccatcaaccctcagtttgctcactgtatttgagagtcttttatggtttgcctccctccctctctgtttgtaactttcccccctcttccctttccccatactcttctattaagtttctcaggatccacataggagtgaaaacatatggtatctgtctttctccacctgacttatttcacttagcataataccctccagttccatccacattgctacaaatggccagatttcattctttctcattgccaagtagtattccattgtatatataaaccacgtcttctttatccattcatcagttgatggacattcaggctctttccataatttggctattgttgaaggtgctgctattaacattagtgtatatgtgcccctatgcatcagtactcctgtatcccttgggtaaattcctagcagtgttattgctgggtcatagggtagttctatttttaatttaagagaatCATATTATATTTCACAAACTATAAATTTATAGTAGCTTATGATTACTATCAATCATGTTTGGTGTTGAATCATTCATTATAATTAATCTAAGTTATTTCAGTTTCAATAAGAGTATTCAATAATTAtctactacttttcttttttatatttttaggaagaaatataaatgagtCATCATGAATTGGGCTAATGAGAGCTCTGCAAGAGAGTTTATACTACTTGGCTTCTCAGACAGGCCCTGGCTACAAATGCCCCTGTTTGTGCTTCTATTAATATCATATACATTCACCATCTTTGGCAATGTGTCCATCATGATGGTGTGCATTCTGGATCCCAAACTTCATAcacccatgtatttcttcctcacTAATCTCTCCATCTTAGATCTGTGCTATACCACAAGCACAGTCCCTCATATGTTGACAAATATTTGTCGCAACAAAAAGACCATCAGCTACGGTGGCTGTGTGGCACAGCTCATCATCTTCCTGGCCCTGGGAGCTACTGAGTGTCTCCTCCTGGCTGTCATGTCCTTTGACAGATATGTGGCAGTCTGCAAACCCCTGCACTACGTAGTTATTATGAATCATTGGTTCTGCGTAAGGGTGGTAGCCTTCTCGTGGTTCACTGGCTTTGGTAATTCAGTGTTGCAGTCTTCCTTGACCCTTAACATGCCACGCTGTGGTCGCCAGGAAGTGGACCACTTTTTCTGTGAGGTGCCTGCCCTTCTCAAGTTGTCGTGTGCTGACACAAAGCCTATTGAGTCTGAGCTCTTTTTCTTTAGTGTATTAATTCTGCTAATTCCAGTGACATTGATCCTCATTTCCTATGGCTTTATAGCTCAAGCAGTGTTGAGAATCAGGTCAGCAGAAGGACGACGAAAAGCTTTTGGGACATGTGGGTCCCACATGGTTGTAGTGTCTCTCTTTTTTGGTACAGGCATCTACATGTATCTACAACCACCTTCATCCACCTCTAAGGACTGGGGAAAGACGGTTTCCCTCTTCTACGGGATCATTACACCCATGTTGAACCCCCTTATCTACAGCCTTAGAAATAAAGATATGAAGGAGGCCTTCAAGAGGGTGATGACAAAAATCTTTTTCTGTAAGAAGTAAGTAGCCCATTGTGATGAGAGTCCTCCGAGTTTCTATCCTTGCAAGTGGTGATAACGTTTGAACTGATTTTCCTACTTTCCAGGCTCTTGTGATTTCATTGAATTCTCCCCACAGTTAGAAGTGTCCTCCTCTGTTCAAAGGCAACACTGAGATACCTTTTCTAAGTtaaaaatttcattgatttccagaAGTTCCCCCAATGCACTCTGTTCCTTGAGGATACTTGGATGGTTGATCTTCCTGTTTATATACGATCTGTTCTAGTATCACTTTGTCTACCATCTTACTGTACCATCTTAGTTTGTGATTTCTACACCTTTATCATTAAATAGACTATGATCTCAAGCCAAAAATTTCCCATCAGCACAAAGGCCTCAGTCACTTCACCCTCACACCCCTTGATAAACCCATTGTGTGCTCCTTCCAGAGCTGCTTGCTGTGTGTAGACTGCCTCCAATCTAGTGGGCTCCAACTAGTTAGGTGTGCACATCTCATACTAGAGACTTGAAATGTCAGCTGAGCTTCATTTCctgctctattctttttttttttttagtggttatttatttttgagagagagagagagaaagagagagagagagagagagagagagagagagagagagagaaagcgagcacaagtgagggaggggcagggagggaaacacagaatctgaagcaggctccaggctctgagctggcagcatagagactgaggtggggctcaagACATTGTGCTCAAATCCactaatcgtgagatcatgacctgagccgaaggtggatgcttaaccgactgagacacccaggcacccctttcctgcTCCATTTTTAATTCATCCTTCTATTCCCCAGCaatagaatttctcttttttttctcctttgttcaaaTCCTGATTTGTCTCAAGTTCTGCCATAAGCATGAGGGAACTTCTCTAAATTATCATGCTAATTATTTGTAGAAATGTTAACAGTAATCTTTTTTCTAACAGTGATCTGAATTAATTCATTCCTTGAGCtgtcactcaataaatgtttattttcattagatAGCTCTAGACCATAGGAAAAATGATCAACATTTCCTCctgaaaaaatattctattgAAGAAAATGCCCTTAAAGTcagataatattttcatattaaataaatttagtttaatagtattaaaatatggagtaaaaaaaacacaatcataAATTGAACCTGGAAATGTTGTCTGAAAAGTTTAGGGTGTATCCAGTTAGCAAATCAGAATAATTTTAGCATAGAAGGTGCGGCATCAGTCGAAAATAACTGCAAACATATGTACAGAATATGGCTCTTATATAATGTTTATGTGGCATTTCAAATAAATGGGAAGGGGAACAACTTTAAATCTATGGTGTTTAAAAAGTTGCTTTtcccaaaaaaaataagaagaaatttaagatggaaagagaaatgaaaacagttacATTTGTCATAcatgtacctttttaaaatttccaaaccaCCATATCCATTGTCTTCTATTGTTGAGTATAAGTATTTCCAACTCAACACATCTAGGGCAAACATCTTCTCTTCTGTTGCGACAAAGACCTCTTCTAAAGCTCACTATTTTACTGAAGGCAGTCACCTCTTGTCTACGTGTGCAAATCAGAAACCATGGATCCTATCGTACACCATAGCCTCCATCATTTTCCATATAGAAACCATTACTAAGACATCCAATCATTTCTCTTTGCTACCTTCCATCTCTCCATGGCTTCCTTTTTCACACTTCTACTATCACCATCCTTCACCTAGGCTTGCTGATTATCCAATTCACCTGTATATATTCCTTCTGATGCTCTATAATGCACTTTAGAAAATAtagccaccaacagtgcaagaaggttcccctttctccacatcctcgccaacacctgttgtttcttgtgttgttgattttcgccattctgacagctgtgaggtgatagctcattgtagttttgatttttaattcccTGAGAAATGTAttcagaatacacacacacacacacacacacacacacacacacacacacacacaggatggtatacatacatacatacatatattcatacatatttatgtatatatatacataaatatgtatgaatatatgtgtgtgtgtgtatatatatatatatatatatatatatatatatatatatatatatgtaattgagTCTGAGCTCTTTTTCTTTAGTGTATTAATTCTGCTAATTCCAGTGACATTGATTCTCATTTTATATGGCTTTACAGCTCAAGCGGTattgatcacacacacacacacacacacacacacagagcaatatTACTCATCcacaaaaaagaatatcttgCTATTTGCAGTGACAAGAATGGAGCAAGagattatgctaagcaaaataagtcagttagagaaagacaaataacacgatcattcatatgtggaatttaagaaataaatgagcaaagggacacaaagagagacagaggcaaaccaagaagctgactcttaactatagagaacacactggtggttactagagaggaggtggagggatgggctcaATAcataatggggattaaggagggcaattACTGTTATGAGAACTGGGTATTTCATGGAAGTGTCAATTCACTGTATTtgacacctgaaactgatattacactgtatgttaactaactgcagattaaattaaaacttaaaaaaaaaaaaaagaaaatttagccAGAGTGCTCATTCCAAGTGCAAATACAATTATTCCActctccccacttgcactatAGATCATCAGTGGCTTTCTGTTGCTCACTAGATAGAGACAAATGTTCACTCCCTGCCTTGCAGACCACTCTGTCCCTTGCAGTTATCCTATTTCTGTAAAGCACAGGACAACTGAGCATACCAATTCTTCTACATGGAATACTCTTCCCACAGATCTTTACCTAGCTCCTAATTGTTCAGACCTCACCCTTTATctagggaatcttttttttttatatccctgAGTCAGTCAAATATCCACAAATTTACTCATCATGTGCCTCTCcggcatttttactttttagtgatCACGTAATAATGTCTGCACCTACTGCTAacctgtaagctccatgagagtaAGAACAAAGTTTGGTTTGCTCAACAAAGCATTCACAGCACTTAGTTCTGAaggcagaaaattaaaacaccaagTTATCAAAACCTGGGTAATTTCAACTTATATGCAATTTTCACTTATTCTGTAAAGAGAATTTTCAGAGATGTGAAGTCCTCTAGGGCCAGGGACCCTGGTTGTAAAAAAGTCCATGGTGGGATATAAGCTTAAATTCTCAAAGCCTAAAGAAATTGTATTTCcctgtaaaaatgaaaatgaaattacccACATATGCTCATTAAtagtcttttctattttaaaaataaatgcattgccTATAGTTTAGTAAAAGTGGTTTTATGGGGGAAAAATCCTTCCTTAAATTTACGGTATATAAAGCTCATCTTTCTTGGTGTATTACTTTATTCCTCTTTCCTATTAATGGagatttatattttgtcttatttttttaaatttttaaaaatatttatttttgtgaaagagagagagagagagagagagagagagagagagagaatgaacaagcagggaaggggcagagagagatggggacacagaatctgaagaaggctccaggctctgagctgtcagcacagagcctaacatggggctcaaactcacaaactatgaaatcatgacctgagctgaagctggacactaaacacctgagtcacacaggtgccccttctttttcttattttcatgtgctttgtATCCCAAGACTATACCAGGattctataaaatataacttaaataGCTGCACAGTGAATTTCACAATGGAGGCATGTTAAAATGAACTTAACCTTTTCTCTATTGttgaaaatttgtattttgatCACTCTAAATACTACTACAAGGAATTCTACACTTTCTGCACAAGAAATATGTGTCCATATGTCAGcttagaaatagaatttctatTTTGAGTATTATTGAGTCAAATTACAAATTACTTAGAAGACCCAAGAATTAATAGATATTGACAAAGTTCCCTACAGAAATTTTATAGCATTCCATTTTCCCACTTGCATTGTatttagtaaatgaaaataattgcttCATGACCTTTTGCTAAATCGgggaatttttatctttttagacATTTGCCAATTTTAGAGGTAGAAATATTATCAAGTTATcgttttttaattccttgaatATTTCggaaatatttttcatacatGATATAAACTAGAGATGCTCATATATATTTGATTTCCTCCCACCCTCTTGGCAAATGGTAAAATTGTACTTCCCAGTTCTTTGAATGTAGTTCAggatttttaatttgctttaccAATAAAATGTGAGTAGAAATTATGTGAGTCACTTTCTGATGATGACTTTAAGATCTGGTGCACACCCTGCCATAACCTCCATCCTCCTGCCAATCACAACAAGGAATGTTCCAGAGAGAGTTTTCTGTCTGTTATATTCTAGATTGAGGGGACAATATGGATACCCATCTAGATTGAGGGGATAATACTTTGTCTCAAGACAAAGTagcatgaatgagaaataaacctttgttattTAATAGCAGTGAGATCTCTGAGTTTCTTGTTTCTACATTATAATGTAGCTTATCCTGAGTATAGAAATTGACACCAGTAATGGGGTTTTGatgttaagggggaaaaaatgaaaataggagaCATTAGCATAAAGTTCAGGTGGCAGATGGTGAGGGCACTGTTACTAAAGATTGGAACCACAGTGGTTCATGttatagagtaaaaaaaaaaaaaaaaagaaatggtgaaagTATCACCTGCAATAATTTGAAAGGTGGATAAGGAATGCAATGATGCAATGATTGTAATTCTAAAAAGGGTGAAAAGCATTATTTATTACTATTGGATACATTTGACAAGATATTCCTGAAAAAACTCAGaaacaatatttgttttcatgtGAAAATAAGGTAATTAACAATTCAAGAACTTGATAGgttagaaaagacaaataaccttTTAGTGCCAGATAGTAATATATAATGTGAAGACATTCTTTGAGAAACAAAGtccaattaatttctttaatgtttatttatttttgagagagagacagagtgcaaggcaggaggggcagagagagaaggaaaagtagactctgaaacaggctccaggctttgagctgtcagcacagagcccgatgtggggcttgaactcacaaactgcgagatcatgacctgaaccaaagttgaactcttaactgactgagccacccaggcaccccacaaagtcCGCTTGAAATGTAATCTCTAGTGATAATAACTGATTTAAGAATGTAGCAAGTAGCTGTTATTAAACTTTCTGAGTGTATTAAAATAGCTCCAAATATACCCTTTCAGTTGAAATAACTGGCTCCAGGAAAGGAGACTAAGGGGAAAGTGAAAAGAGAATAAGCTTATCCCAATGAAGTCTAACAGGCTCCATATGCCTATGACTAGACATACAGAGAAAGCCATGTCTTGACTACAACTGCAGATGTGGCCATTGGAGCATGGAACACACTGAAATCAAATACATGAAA
This window contains:
- the LOC123609660 gene encoding putative olfactory receptor 2B3; amino-acid sequence: MNWANESSAREFILLGFSDRPWLQMPLFVLLLISYTFTIFGNVSIMMVCILDPKLHTPMYFFLTNLSILDLCYTTSTVPHMLTNICRNKKTISYGGCVAQLIIFLALGATECLLLAVMSFDRYVAVCKPLHYVVIMNHWFCVRVVAFSWFTGFGNSVLQSSLTLNMPRCGRQEVDHFFCEVPALLKLSCADTKPIESELFFFSVLILLIPVTLILISYGFIAQAVLRIRSAEGRRKAFGTCGSHMVVVSLFFGTGIYMYLQPPSSTSKDWGKTVSLFYGIITPMLNPLIYSLRNKDMKEAFKRVMTKIFFCKK